From Actinopolyspora lacussalsi, a single genomic window includes:
- a CDS encoding release factor glutamine methyltransferase (product_source=KO:K02493; cath_funfam=1.10.8.10,3.40.50.150; cog=COG2890; ko=KO:K02493; pfam=PF05175; superfamily=53335; tigrfam=TIGR03704): MSVEGESRLLTDIITELRAAGCVFAEDEAELLLAAADTRAELAELTRRRVDGLPLEVVLGWAEFLGNRVVVEPGVFVPRRRSEFLAEQAISLASPGAVVVELCCGSAAIAAAVARAVKRIEPHACDIDPNCVRCARRNLADLGGTVHRGDLYEPLPGELRGRVELLLANAPYVPTDEIASMPPEAREHEPPVALDGGADGLDVHRAVAAEAPEWLSPGGRLLLETSGRQAERSAAVCAEHGLATRVARCEETDATVIIATAPES, translated from the coding sequence GTGAGCGTCGAGGGCGAGTCCCGACTGTTGACCGACATCATCACCGAACTGCGCGCGGCGGGCTGCGTGTTCGCCGAGGACGAGGCCGAACTGCTGCTCGCGGCGGCCGACACGCGTGCCGAGCTGGCCGAGCTGACCCGGCGCAGGGTCGACGGCCTGCCGCTGGAGGTAGTGCTCGGCTGGGCGGAGTTCCTCGGTAACCGAGTCGTGGTGGAACCCGGCGTGTTCGTACCCCGACGGCGCAGCGAGTTCCTGGCCGAACAGGCGATCTCGTTGGCGAGTCCCGGTGCCGTGGTGGTCGAGCTGTGCTGCGGCTCCGCGGCGATCGCGGCGGCAGTGGCCCGCGCCGTGAAGCGGATCGAACCGCACGCCTGCGACATCGACCCCAACTGCGTGCGCTGCGCACGCCGCAACCTCGCGGACCTCGGCGGCACGGTCCACCGGGGAGATCTCTACGAGCCGCTGCCCGGGGAACTGCGCGGGCGGGTGGAGCTGCTGCTGGCCAACGCGCCCTACGTGCCCACCGACGAGATCGCGTCGATGCCGCCGGAGGCGCGGGAGCACGAGCCCCCGGTGGCGCTGGACGGCGGTGCCGACGGGCTCGACGTGCATCGCGCGGTCGCCGCCGAGGCCCCGGAGTGGCTGTCGCCGGGTGGACGACTGCTGCTGGAGACCAGCGGGCGGCAGGCCGAACGCTCGGCAGCCGTCTGCGCCGAGCACGGGCTGGCCACCCGAGTGGCCCGCTGCGAGGAGACCGATGCCACAGTGATCATCGCTACCGCTCCCGAGTCCTGA
- a CDS encoding BirA family biotin operon repressor/biotin-[acetyl-CoA-carboxylase] ligase (product_source=KO:K03524; cath_funfam=2.30.30.100,3.30.930.10; cog=COG0340; ko=KO:K03524; pfam=PF02237,PF03099; superfamily=50037,55681; tigrfam=TIGR00121), with amino-acid sequence MTAPPPLDADALRARLLDDGPYRALDVVTVTGSTNTDLVAAASAGSPDRTVLIAEEQQAGRGRMRRSWVSPRYYGLHVSVLLRPVVAARTALSWLPLLAGTALAETVRETTGLAAELKWPNDLLLGDDRKAAGILAEAVSTLDGMAVVLGIGVNVHHDAASLPESAGGLPATSIAAEGANVDRTELLAGLLERLSGIELRWREGVSEDALDGGVLERYRPLCGTIGRWVRVELGGGRILEGEARDVDTQGRLVVRDRDGTRTPVSAGDVVHLRPAQR; translated from the coding sequence ATGACCGCCCCGCCCCCGCTGGACGCCGATGCGCTGCGCGCCCGCCTGCTCGACGACGGCCCGTACCGGGCGCTCGACGTGGTGACCGTGACCGGTTCGACCAACACCGACCTGGTCGCCGCGGCCAGTGCCGGTTCCCCCGACCGCACCGTGCTCATCGCGGAGGAGCAGCAGGCGGGCAGGGGAAGGATGCGGCGCTCCTGGGTCTCGCCGCGTTACTACGGGCTGCACGTGAGCGTGCTGCTGCGTCCCGTGGTGGCGGCGCGTACCGCGCTGTCCTGGCTCCCGCTGCTGGCGGGCACCGCGCTGGCCGAGACGGTGCGGGAGACCACCGGGCTGGCCGCCGAGCTGAAGTGGCCCAACGACCTCCTCCTGGGAGACGACCGCAAGGCGGCGGGCATTCTGGCCGAGGCGGTGAGCACTCTGGACGGTATGGCGGTGGTGCTGGGCATCGGCGTCAACGTGCACCACGACGCGGCGAGCCTGCCCGAGAGCGCGGGTGGACTCCCCGCGACCTCCATCGCCGCGGAGGGAGCCAACGTCGACCGCACCGAGCTGCTGGCCGGTCTGCTGGAACGGTTGTCCGGGATCGAGCTGCGCTGGCGCGAGGGAGTGTCCGAGGACGCCCTGGACGGCGGTGTGCTGGAACGCTATCGGCCGCTTTGCGGCACGATCGGCCGCTGGGTGCGTGTCGAACTCGGCGGTGGCCGGATACTCGAAGGCGAGGCCCGCGACGTCGACACCCAGGGCAGGCTCGTGGTCCGCGACCGCGACGGGACGCGCACGCCGGTCTCCGCCGGTGACGTGGTGCATCTGCGTCCGGCCCAGCGCTGA
- a CDS encoding propionyl-CoA carboxylase beta chain (product_source=KO:K01966; cath_funfam=3.90.226.10; cog=COG4799; ko=KO:K01966; pfam=PF01039; superfamily=52096) produces MSSATEPIGEPSVGEPDIHTTAGKLADLYRRNHEAVHAGSERAVEKQHAKGKYTARERIDMLLDEGSFIELDEHARHRSTNFGMEQSRPYGDGVVTGYGTVDGRQVCVFSQDFTVFGGSLGEVFGEKIVKVMDLALKTGCPLIGINDSGGARIQEGVAALGLYAEIFKRNTHASGVIPQISLIMGPCAGGAVYSPAITDFTVMVDQTSHMFITGPDVIKTVTGEDVTFEELGGAYSHNSKSGNAHYMASDEDDAIAYVQELLSYMPSNNLAEPPVSDAPAESGTVADNLTEADRELDTLVPDSPNQPYDIHEAITRVLDDGDFCEVSALFAPNMVVGYGRIEGHSVGVVANQPTQMAGTLDIEASEKAARFVRTCDSFNIPVVTFVDVPGFLPGTDQEWNGIIRRGAKLLYAYAEATVPLATVITRKAYGGAYDVMGSKHLGADINLAWPTAEIAVMGAQGATNILYRRQLSEAAERGDDVEAVRAQLQQEYEDTLCNPYEAAERGYVDSVIPPSHTRGYLARSLRMLRNKKDTLPAKKHGNIPL; encoded by the coding sequence ATGAGCAGTGCGACCGAACCGATTGGTGAGCCGTCTGTCGGTGAACCGGACATTCACACCACGGCCGGGAAGTTGGCCGATCTGTATCGGCGCAACCACGAGGCGGTACACGCCGGTTCCGAACGTGCGGTGGAGAAACAGCACGCCAAGGGCAAGTACACCGCCCGCGAACGCATCGACATGCTGCTGGACGAGGGCTCGTTCATCGAGTTGGACGAGCACGCCCGCCACCGCTCGACGAACTTCGGAATGGAGCAGTCCCGCCCGTACGGCGACGGCGTGGTGACCGGTTACGGCACAGTGGACGGTCGCCAGGTGTGCGTGTTCTCGCAGGACTTCACCGTGTTCGGCGGTTCGCTGGGCGAGGTGTTCGGCGAGAAGATCGTCAAGGTGATGGATCTGGCCCTCAAGACCGGGTGCCCGTTGATCGGGATCAACGACTCCGGTGGTGCCCGCATCCAGGAAGGCGTGGCCGCGCTGGGGCTCTACGCCGAGATCTTCAAGCGCAACACCCACGCCTCCGGGGTGATCCCGCAGATCTCGCTGATCATGGGTCCGTGCGCGGGTGGCGCGGTGTACTCCCCCGCGATCACCGACTTCACCGTGATGGTCGACCAGACCTCACACATGTTCATCACCGGTCCCGACGTGATCAAGACCGTCACCGGTGAGGACGTGACCTTCGAGGAGCTCGGCGGGGCGTACTCGCACAACTCGAAGTCGGGCAACGCGCACTACATGGCCTCCGACGAGGACGACGCTATCGCCTACGTGCAGGAGCTGTTGTCCTACATGCCGTCGAACAACCTGGCCGAGCCGCCGGTGTCGGACGCGCCCGCCGAGAGCGGGACGGTCGCCGACAACCTCACCGAGGCCGACCGGGAACTGGACACGCTGGTGCCGGACTCGCCGAACCAGCCCTACGACATCCACGAGGCGATCACCCGGGTCCTCGACGACGGCGACTTCTGCGAGGTCTCCGCGCTGTTCGCACCCAACATGGTGGTCGGGTACGGACGCATCGAGGGCCACAGCGTCGGAGTGGTCGCCAACCAGCCCACCCAGATGGCGGGCACGTTGGACATCGAAGCCAGCGAGAAGGCCGCGCGGTTCGTCCGCACCTGCGACTCGTTCAACATCCCGGTGGTCACCTTCGTCGACGTGCCCGGTTTCCTGCCCGGCACGGACCAGGAGTGGAACGGCATCATCAGGCGCGGCGCGAAACTGCTCTACGCCTATGCCGAGGCCACCGTCCCGCTGGCCACGGTCATCACCCGCAAGGCATACGGCGGTGCCTACGACGTGATGGGGTCCAAGCACCTGGGCGCCGACATCAACCTGGCCTGGCCCACCGCCGAGATCGCGGTGATGGGCGCGCAGGGCGCGACCAACATCCTCTACCGCAGGCAGCTCTCCGAGGCCGCCGAGCGTGGCGACGACGTCGAGGCGGTGCGTGCGCAGTTGCAGCAGGAGTACGAGGACACCCTGTGCAACCCGTACGAGGCGGCCGAGCGCGGTTACGTGGACTCGGTGATCCCGCCCTCCCACACCCGGGGCTACCTGGCGCGATCACTGCGGATGCTGCGGAACAAGAAGGACACGCTGCCCGCCAAGAAACACGGCAACATCCCGCTCTGA
- a CDS encoding putative membrane protein YdbT with pleckstrin-like domain (product_source=COG3428; cog=COG3428; pfam=PF03703; superfamily=103481; transmembrane_helix_parts=Outside_1_23,TMhelix_24_46,Inside_47_52,TMhelix_53_75,Outside_76_169) — protein sequence MAYPDDQLGEGEQVLVHRHPHWKLLVGPVLALLVVLAGFGALVLFTESLAWRTPVLAVGGILGFVLLLWLVLTPLLRWRTTHFVVTNHRLMIREGVFTRSGVHIPLGRINSVRSSRGLLDRLLGSGTLIIESASDEPLEFDDIPEVNRVQSLLYGAVEGEPHDHYPEDR from the coding sequence GTGGCTTATCCCGATGATCAGCTCGGTGAGGGTGAGCAGGTGCTGGTGCACCGGCACCCCCACTGGAAACTGCTGGTGGGTCCGGTGCTCGCGCTGCTCGTAGTGCTGGCCGGCTTCGGCGCTCTCGTGCTGTTCACCGAGTCGCTCGCCTGGCGCACCCCGGTACTCGCCGTGGGCGGGATCCTCGGGTTCGTGCTGTTGCTCTGGCTGGTGCTGACTCCGCTGCTGCGCTGGCGCACCACCCACTTCGTGGTCACCAACCACCGGCTGATGATCCGCGAGGGGGTCTTCACCCGCTCCGGCGTGCACATCCCGCTCGGGCGGATCAACAGCGTCCGGTCCAGCCGGGGGCTGCTGGACCGGCTGCTCGGCAGCGGAACGCTGATAATCGAGTCCGCCTCGGACGAACCCCTGGAGTTCGACGACATCCCGGAGGTGAACCGGGTGCAGTCGCTGCTGTACGGCGCGGTCGAGGGCGAACCACACGATCACTACCCGGAGGATCGCTGA
- a CDS encoding hydroxymethylglutaryl-CoA lyase (product_source=KO:K01640; cath_funfam=3.20.20.70; cog=COG0119; ko=KO:K01640; pfam=PF00682; superfamily=51569): MGVRALGLPEATRSPNTPELPEQVTIWEVGPRDGLQNESGVIPSAVKLEFLNRLNAAGLPVIETTSFVHPDWVPQLADAGEVINGLSPKPGVRYPVLVPNQRGLDRAREAAVSDIAIFASATESFAQRNLNRSFEEQFEMFRPVVRGAASSGMRVRGYLSMVFGDPWQGAVPVEQVVDAGKRLLGMGCDQLSLGDTIGVATPGQVESVLRGFYEADITADRLAVHFHDTYGQALANTYAALRLGISTVDASAGGLGGCPYAGSATGNLATEDLVWMLSGLGIEHGVDLELLVDTSTWMAERLGKPSPSPVVKALAR, translated from the coding sequence ATGGGTGTACGTGCGCTGGGTCTGCCGGAGGCCACTCGTTCCCCGAACACGCCGGAACTCCCCGAACAGGTGACCATCTGGGAGGTGGGACCTCGTGACGGGCTGCAGAACGAGAGCGGGGTGATCCCCTCCGCCGTCAAACTGGAGTTCCTCAACCGGCTCAACGCCGCCGGCCTGCCGGTCATCGAGACCACGAGCTTCGTGCACCCCGACTGGGTTCCGCAGTTGGCCGACGCCGGCGAGGTCATCAACGGGCTCTCCCCCAAACCCGGTGTGCGCTACCCGGTGCTGGTGCCCAACCAGCGCGGCCTCGACCGCGCCAGGGAGGCAGCGGTCTCCGACATCGCGATCTTCGCCTCCGCCACCGAGAGCTTCGCCCAGCGCAACCTCAACCGGAGCTTCGAGGAGCAGTTCGAGATGTTCCGCCCGGTCGTGCGGGGTGCGGCCTCCTCCGGCATGCGGGTCCGCGGCTACCTCTCGATGGTCTTCGGCGATCCGTGGCAGGGTGCCGTGCCGGTCGAGCAGGTGGTCGACGCGGGCAAGCGCCTGCTGGGGATGGGCTGCGACCAGCTCTCGCTGGGCGACACCATCGGTGTGGCCACGCCCGGCCAGGTCGAGAGCGTGCTGCGTGGCTTCTACGAGGCCGACATCACCGCTGACCGGCTGGCCGTGCACTTCCACGACACCTACGGTCAGGCACTGGCCAACACCTACGCCGCACTGCGGCTGGGGATCAGCACCGTCGACGCCTCGGCGGGCGGGTTGGGCGGCTGCCCCTACGCGGGCTCGGCGACCGGCAATCTGGCCACCGAGGACCTGGTCTGGATGCTCTCGGGGTTGGGAATCGAGCACGGTGTCGACCTGGAGCTGCTCGTCGACACCAGCACCTGGATGGCCGAGCGACTCGGCAAACCGAGCCCGTCGCCGGTGGTCAAGGCGCTGGCGCGATGA
- a CDS encoding glycerol uptake facilitator protein (product_source=KO:K02440; cath_funfam=1.20.1080.10; cog=COG0580; ko=KO:K02440; pfam=PF00230; superfamily=81338; tigrfam=TIGR00861; transmembrane_helix_parts=Outside_1_5,TMhelix_6_28,Inside_29_40,TMhelix_41_63,Outside_64_82,TMhelix_83_105,Inside_106_132,TMhelix_133_152,Outside_153_166,TMhelix_167_189,Inside_190_221,TMhelix_222_244,Outside_245_247) has product MSAGAIFLFELLGTATLTLLGCGVVANVTLRDTLGNSGGWLLVNFGWGFAVFAGASIAAPAGAHINPAVTFGLAVNGQLDWSLVPVYLSAQLVGGALGAAVCWAAYKLQFDSHDDPANTLGIFATGPTVRNAPWNLVTEIIGTFVLVFWILLSPGASSGPDGIPEFGNAALGYAAVAFIVIGIGSSLGGPTGYAINPARDLGPRIAYALLPIKGKGGADWAYSWVPILGPIIGGSAAGALALAMPLG; this is encoded by the coding sequence ATGAGCGCGGGTGCGATCTTCCTCTTCGAGCTGCTGGGCACGGCCACGCTGACTCTGCTCGGCTGCGGTGTGGTCGCCAACGTGACGTTGCGCGACACACTCGGGAACAGCGGCGGATGGCTGCTGGTCAACTTCGGTTGGGGCTTCGCCGTGTTCGCCGGTGCGAGCATCGCCGCCCCCGCCGGGGCGCACATCAACCCGGCAGTGACCTTCGGGCTGGCGGTCAACGGGCAACTCGACTGGTCACTGGTGCCGGTTTACCTGTCCGCACAGCTCGTCGGTGGTGCGCTGGGTGCCGCGGTCTGCTGGGCCGCCTACAAGCTGCAGTTCGACAGCCACGACGACCCGGCCAACACCCTGGGCATCTTCGCGACCGGCCCCACGGTGCGCAACGCGCCGTGGAACCTGGTCACCGAGATCATCGGCACCTTCGTGCTGGTGTTCTGGATCCTGCTCAGCCCCGGCGCCAGCTCGGGGCCCGACGGTATTCCGGAGTTCGGCAACGCCGCGCTCGGTTACGCGGCCGTGGCCTTCATCGTCATCGGCATCGGCAGTTCGCTCGGCGGTCCGACCGGATACGCCATCAACCCCGCCCGCGACCTCGGTCCCCGTATCGCCTACGCACTGCTGCCGATCAAGGGCAAGGGCGGCGCGGACTGGGCCTACTCCTGGGTCCCGATCCTCGGCCCGATCATCGGCGGTTCCGCGGCGGGAGCACTCGCGCTCGCCATGCCCCTCGGCTGA
- a CDS encoding rRNA maturation protein Nop10 (product_source=COG2260; cath_funfam=2.10.230.10; cog=COG2260; smart=SM00343; superfamily=57938) has translation MNEQYSPNFKHGPNTVCPNCGGFQKVSEPRLYMIRATEETHAGMTLGEWRTCPQCQGDGHTPGLRPPV, from the coding sequence ATGAACGAGCAGTACTCACCGAACTTCAAACACGGACCGAACACGGTGTGCCCGAACTGCGGCGGATTCCAGAAGGTCAGCGAACCCCGCCTCTACATGATCCGGGCCACCGAGGAGACCCACGCCGGGATGACGCTGGGGGAGTGGCGTACCTGCCCGCAGTGCCAGGGAGACGGACACACCCCCGGCCTCCGCCCTCCGGTGTGA
- a CDS encoding DeoR/GlpR family transcriptional regulator of sugar metabolism (product_source=COG1349; cath_funfam=1.10.10.10,3.40.50.1360; cog=COG1349; pfam=PF00455,PF08220; smart=SM00420,SM01134; superfamily=100950,46785), whose amino-acid sequence MTMATQGRRPSGRQQDRRRKITDLVMAEGNLRIDDLIATVEASAMTVYRDLAELESQGLVHRNRGYVSAASSLLYEAASEYRMQQNEAEKTELAKAAVELVEPGQALVLDDSTTGVYLARLLPERAPLTVVTNHRGVFDELAGQQGIHLICVGGDFLPWADAFVGGMALDALRGMRVDLAIMSVSAVTDGVCFYPQQEMVQLKKAMLASASRRVLYVDHTKFNRRALHAVTPAEHFDTVIVDSRTPEAEVEVLRERGATVQRAG is encoded by the coding sequence ATGACGATGGCCACGCAGGGCAGGCGACCTTCCGGGCGACAACAGGACCGCAGGCGCAAGATCACCGATCTGGTCATGGCCGAGGGAAACCTGCGCATCGACGACCTGATCGCGACAGTGGAAGCCAGCGCGATGACCGTCTACCGGGATCTGGCCGAACTGGAGTCCCAGGGGCTGGTGCACCGCAACCGGGGTTACGTCTCCGCCGCCTCCTCACTGCTGTACGAGGCCGCGTCCGAGTACCGGATGCAGCAGAACGAGGCGGAGAAGACCGAGCTCGCCAAGGCGGCGGTCGAACTGGTCGAGCCCGGACAGGCGCTGGTCCTCGACGATTCGACGACCGGGGTCTACCTGGCACGGCTGCTGCCGGAACGGGCTCCGCTGACCGTGGTGACCAACCACCGGGGAGTGTTCGACGAACTCGCCGGACAACAGGGAATCCATCTGATCTGCGTCGGAGGCGACTTTCTGCCCTGGGCGGACGCCTTCGTAGGGGGCATGGCGCTGGACGCGCTCCGCGGTATGCGAGTGGATCTCGCGATCATGTCCGTCTCGGCAGTCACCGACGGTGTCTGCTTTTATCCGCAACAGGAAATGGTGCAGCTCAAAAAGGCCATGCTCGCCTCGGCGAGTCGCCGCGTGCTCTACGTCGACCACACCAAGTTCAACAGGCGCGCACTGCACGCGGTCACACCCGCCGAGCACTTCGACACCGTGATCGTGGATTCGAGAACCCCGGAAGCCGAGGTCGAGGTGCTGCGAGAGCGGGGAGCGACGGTACAGCGAGCCGGATGA
- a CDS encoding glycerol kinase (product_source=KO:K00864; cath_funfam=3.30.420.40; cog=COG0554; ko=KO:K00864; pfam=PF00370,PF02782; superfamily=53067; tigrfam=TIGR01311), whose translation MASYIAAIDQGTTSTRCIVFDHAGQVVSVDQVEHQQILPRAGWVEHDPMEVWTNTRQVCAGALAKADLVLSEIAAVGITNQRETTVVWDRHTGEPVYNAIVWQDTRTDAIVNELAQGEGGQNRYQSRTGLPLATYFAGPKIRWILDNVEGARERAERGELMFGTMDTWVLWNSTGGTEGGLHITDPTNASRTMLMDLRTLSWDPDICAEFGIPMSMLPEIRSSSEIYGHFRERGVLGGLPIAGILGDQQAATFGQACLTPGEAKNTYGTGNFLLLNTGTEPVLSENGLITTVGYKIDDQPTVYCLEGSIAVTGSLVQWMRDNLGMIGSAPEIEPIAASVEDNGGAYFVPAFSGLFAPHWRSDARGVIAGLTRFVNRGHIARAVLEATAFQTREVAEAMNADSGVELKALKVDGGMVNNELLMQFQADILNVPVIRPKVNETTALGAAYAAGLAVGFWSGEKDIRANWAKDKEWDPKMPEQVREQQYGEWQKAVTKTFGWVED comes from the coding sequence ATGGCCTCCTACATCGCAGCCATCGACCAGGGGACGACCTCGACCCGGTGCATCGTCTTCGACCATGCCGGGCAGGTGGTCTCCGTAGACCAGGTGGAGCACCAGCAGATCCTGCCCCGGGCGGGCTGGGTCGAGCACGACCCGATGGAAGTCTGGACCAACACGCGGCAGGTGTGTGCCGGTGCGCTGGCCAAGGCCGACCTGGTGCTGTCCGAGATAGCCGCCGTCGGCATCACCAACCAGCGCGAGACCACCGTGGTCTGGGATCGCCACACCGGTGAACCCGTCTACAACGCCATCGTCTGGCAGGACACCCGCACCGACGCCATCGTCAACGAACTGGCACAGGGCGAGGGCGGCCAGAACAGGTACCAGTCCCGGACCGGTCTGCCGCTGGCCACCTACTTCGCGGGCCCCAAGATCCGCTGGATCCTGGACAACGTGGAGGGGGCGCGGGAACGCGCGGAACGCGGCGAACTGATGTTCGGCACCATGGACACCTGGGTGCTCTGGAACTCCACCGGAGGCACCGAGGGCGGGCTGCACATCACCGACCCCACCAACGCATCCCGCACCATGCTGATGGACCTGCGGACGCTGAGCTGGGATCCCGACATCTGCGCGGAGTTCGGCATCCCCATGTCCATGCTCCCGGAGATCCGCTCCTCCTCGGAGATCTACGGTCATTTCCGGGAGCGGGGCGTGCTCGGCGGGCTGCCGATCGCGGGAATCCTCGGTGACCAGCAGGCGGCGACCTTCGGGCAGGCGTGCCTGACCCCCGGCGAGGCCAAGAACACCTACGGCACCGGTAACTTCCTGCTGCTCAATACCGGAACCGAGCCCGTGCTCAGTGAGAACGGCCTGATCACCACCGTCGGCTACAAGATCGACGACCAGCCCACGGTCTACTGCCTGGAAGGTTCGATCGCCGTCACCGGCTCGTTGGTGCAGTGGATGCGCGACAACCTCGGCATGATCGGCAGCGCTCCCGAGATCGAACCGATCGCGGCCTCGGTGGAGGACAACGGCGGCGCCTACTTCGTGCCCGCCTTCTCCGGGCTGTTCGCGCCGCACTGGCGCTCGGACGCTCGCGGCGTGATCGCCGGTCTGACCAGGTTCGTCAACCGCGGCCACATCGCGCGCGCGGTGCTGGAGGCGACCGCCTTCCAGACCCGCGAGGTCGCCGAGGCGATGAACGCGGACTCCGGTGTCGAACTCAAGGCGCTCAAGGTCGACGGCGGGATGGTCAACAACGAGCTGCTGATGCAGTTCCAGGCCGACATCCTCAACGTGCCCGTCATCCGTCCGAAGGTCAACGAGACCACCGCGCTCGGCGCGGCCTACGCCGCCGGACTGGCCGTCGGATTCTGGTCCGGCGAGAAGGACATCCGCGCGAACTGGGCCAAGGACAAGGAGTGGGACCCGAAGATGCCCGAACAGGTCCGGGAGCAGCAGTACGGCGAGTGGCAGAAGGCCGTCACCAAGACCTTCGGCTGGGTCGAGGATTGA
- a CDS encoding hypothetical protein (product_source=Hypo-rule applied; pfam=PF13822), protein MSDEPVAESGESSASETDGAQQPVLRVERGRPDDVEVAALTAALVGIASASSGDGGERSERMSMWGDPGSALRYPGGRRPMRPGPNAWRASALPM, encoded by the coding sequence TTGAGCGACGAGCCCGTTGCCGAGTCCGGTGAGTCATCCGCTTCCGAGACGGACGGTGCCCAGCAGCCCGTGCTGCGGGTCGAGCGGGGCAGGCCCGACGACGTGGAGGTGGCCGCGTTGACCGCGGCGCTGGTGGGAATCGCGTCGGCGAGTTCCGGCGACGGGGGCGAACGGTCCGAACGCATGTCGATGTGGGGGGATCCCGGCTCCGCGCTGCGCTATCCCGGTGGCAGACGGCCGATGCGACCCGGCCCGAACGCCTGGCGCGCCTCCGCCCTGCCGATGTGA
- a CDS encoding adenosylcobinamide amidohydrolase (product_source=COG1865; cog=COG1865; pfam=PF01955) yields the protein MTTSETVRFPGTSTRTLRGQPLLAWECPGEWLAVSSGSYGGGLGLRRWVLNATVPSGYDRPDPAEHIAEMAGELELEGPGTGLLTAVDVRHEVTAAESGVRASVTTGVGYPIWAAHDAADTSHLVRDHMPGTINAVCFLPVRLSESALVNLVATVAEAKAQALSEAGVPGTGTCTDATVLLCPPDGAPEPYGGPRSVLGAPLARVIHRAVTEGLHVTDPRHG from the coding sequence ATGACGACCTCGGAGACCGTGCGCTTCCCGGGTACGAGCACGCGCACCCTGCGGGGACAACCGCTGCTGGCCTGGGAGTGCCCCGGCGAGTGGTTGGCCGTTTCCTCCGGCTCGTACGGCGGCGGTCTCGGACTCCGCCGCTGGGTGCTCAACGCCACCGTCCCCAGTGGATACGACCGCCCCGATCCGGCCGAGCACATCGCCGAGATGGCCGGGGAACTGGAGCTCGAAGGGCCGGGCACCGGACTGTTGACCGCGGTGGACGTGCGGCACGAGGTGACCGCCGCCGAATCGGGTGTGCGGGCGAGCGTGACCACCGGGGTGGGCTATCCGATCTGGGCCGCGCACGATGCCGCCGACACCTCGCACCTGGTGCGGGACCACATGCCGGGAACCATCAACGCGGTGTGCTTCCTCCCGGTGCGGTTGAGCGAGTCCGCGCTGGTCAACCTGGTCGCCACCGTCGCCGAGGCGAAGGCGCAGGCCCTGTCGGAGGCGGGGGTGCCCGGTACCGGCACCTGCACCGACGCGACCGTGCTGCTGTGTCCGCCCGACGGCGCGCCCGAACCCTACGGCGGGCCGCGTTCCGTGCTCGGCGCGCCGCTGGCCCGCGTGATCCACCGGGCGGTGACCGAGGGGCTGCACGTGACCGATCCGCGGCACGGCTGA